One segment of Allorhodopirellula heiligendammensis DNA contains the following:
- a CDS encoding DUF1549 domain-containing protein — MIIKTIMSAHRNRAYNARQLGVTVGLLISLILSPAGSASDVPLVEQPVSFQADVLPLLRTKCFGCHQGAKQLGEYQMTEFAGLLRGGESGETAIVPGDAEASYLITQIVPVGGIAEMPKSPQQPLAPAEIELIRRWINEGANNDLVATGPRYTSANPPQYLGPPTIPSIDLSPDEKTLAIAGNYEVILLDSASGKQLSRLVGMSPRINSVAFSHDGASLAAVGGTPGEVGELQVWNVETGQLQLSKTITYDTLTGVSWSPDDSHVALGANDNTVRAIDAATGEQILYQGAHEDWIRDTVFTNDGKHVVSVARDMTCKLTEVSTQRFVDNVTSITPGALSGGLSSIAIHPQRDEIVVGGADGIVKIYRVFRNTARKIGDDANLLQRLPALAGRINTIAVSRSGNFLAAIATIDNNSEVRVWRYYVDTAKPVSEQTAAQTLHYQLPGVAAYTLDLTNDGAVWIGACDGTVRHLDPAGALLGEFHVADAAAETTLDAAAFDAEQWTRRQNEQIVNSLNNAATNPPSGTESATVDTDTITTLTISPAKLRLHTPYEYVQLVAVATLEDGQLIDVTNQVVVQPHAAVAVQSGGLIRPLSDAAGELIVRIGTQQQAIPFEFTGHGNVGVDFIRDVNPVLSRLGCNQGTCHGAQKGKNGFRLSLRGYDPIFDIRALTDDLAARRINPAAPESSLMLRKPLGLTPHEGGTLVSPGDPYHAILRQWIAAGSHLNLDTPRVTSLELFPSNPVVQSTSAHQQVRVVAYYADGTSRDVTREAVIESGNTEVATAQSGGVLRAIRRGEAPVLARYEGAYAATTLTVMGDREGYHTPQVPEWNRIDGLVAQKWERMQIVPSDIADDATFLRRIHLDLTGLPPASAIVREFLADPTPTQEKRNKIIDQLIGNDDFVVFWTNKWADLLQVNRKFLGVEGSRTYREWIRQAVAENRPYDEVVRQILTASGSNHANPPASYFKGSSD; from the coding sequence GTGATTATTAAGACCATTATGTCTGCTCATCGCAATCGAGCGTACAACGCTCGACAGCTCGGTGTCACAGTGGGGCTGCTGATCAGCCTCATCTTGTCGCCAGCAGGATCTGCCTCCGATGTTCCTCTCGTTGAGCAACCGGTCAGTTTCCAAGCGGACGTTTTACCATTGCTGCGGACAAAGTGTTTTGGCTGCCATCAGGGGGCCAAGCAACTCGGTGAGTATCAGATGACCGAGTTTGCTGGGCTGCTTCGCGGCGGAGAATCGGGCGAGACTGCGATTGTTCCCGGTGATGCGGAGGCGAGTTACTTAATCACCCAAATCGTCCCGGTTGGCGGCATCGCCGAAATGCCGAAATCACCTCAGCAACCTCTTGCCCCCGCGGAAATCGAGCTGATCCGTCGATGGATCAATGAAGGTGCCAATAACGACCTGGTTGCGACCGGGCCACGATACACTTCAGCCAACCCACCTCAGTACCTCGGTCCCCCCACCATACCCTCGATCGATCTGTCACCCGACGAGAAGACGCTCGCGATTGCAGGGAACTACGAAGTCATTTTGCTCGATAGCGCATCGGGAAAGCAGCTTTCTCGACTTGTCGGAATGAGTCCGCGTATTAACTCAGTTGCTTTCTCGCACGACGGAGCGAGTCTCGCGGCAGTGGGGGGAACCCCAGGGGAGGTCGGTGAGCTGCAAGTCTGGAACGTCGAAACGGGTCAATTACAACTATCGAAAACCATCACCTACGACACGCTTACTGGAGTGTCGTGGTCCCCCGATGATTCGCATGTCGCACTGGGCGCCAACGACAATACGGTCCGCGCAATTGACGCGGCGACGGGGGAACAGATTCTTTATCAAGGTGCTCACGAAGATTGGATCCGGGACACTGTTTTTACGAATGACGGCAAGCACGTCGTGTCGGTCGCGCGAGACATGACCTGCAAGCTAACCGAAGTATCGACACAGCGATTCGTTGACAATGTGACTTCGATCACGCCCGGTGCTTTGTCAGGAGGCCTGTCCAGCATCGCAATTCACCCGCAACGCGATGAAATCGTTGTCGGAGGCGCGGACGGGATTGTAAAAATTTACCGGGTCTTTCGTAATACCGCGCGGAAGATCGGTGATGACGCTAACCTCCTCCAACGCCTACCTGCGTTGGCTGGCCGCATCAATACAATCGCTGTCAGCAGGAGTGGCAACTTCCTGGCAGCGATTGCGACGATTGACAATAACAGCGAAGTGCGCGTATGGCGGTACTACGTCGACACAGCCAAACCGGTAAGTGAGCAGACTGCCGCCCAGACACTGCACTATCAATTACCGGGCGTTGCCGCCTACACCCTTGATCTGACGAATGATGGTGCGGTCTGGATCGGCGCGTGTGACGGCACGGTCCGTCACCTCGATCCTGCGGGCGCACTACTCGGCGAATTTCATGTCGCCGACGCAGCAGCCGAAACGACACTTGATGCCGCTGCATTTGACGCCGAGCAGTGGACGCGTCGTCAGAATGAACAGATTGTAAATTCCCTCAACAACGCTGCGACTAACCCGCCATCTGGTACCGAATCAGCCACCGTCGACACCGATACGATTACGACCCTCACAATCTCACCGGCCAAGTTACGACTACACACGCCCTATGAGTACGTCCAACTCGTTGCCGTAGCAACGTTGGAGGATGGTCAATTGATCGATGTTACCAACCAGGTAGTGGTTCAGCCGCATGCTGCAGTCGCAGTGCAATCGGGTGGCCTGATCCGGCCCTTGTCCGACGCCGCGGGCGAACTGATCGTCCGAATTGGAACGCAGCAACAGGCGATTCCATTTGAATTTACTGGGCATGGGAACGTCGGCGTCGACTTCATTCGAGACGTCAATCCAGTGCTCAGCCGACTCGGTTGTAATCAAGGCACCTGTCATGGTGCTCAGAAGGGAAAGAATGGCTTTCGTTTATCACTACGTGGCTATGATCCGATATTTGATATCAGAGCGCTGACTGATGACTTGGCGGCGCGGCGGATCAATCCCGCTGCACCGGAGAGTTCACTGATGCTCCGCAAACCTCTTGGCCTGACCCCGCATGAAGGTGGGACATTGGTTTCTCCGGGAGATCCTTACCACGCGATCCTGCGACAATGGATCGCTGCGGGTTCTCACTTGAACCTCGACACGCCCCGGGTCACTTCGCTCGAACTTTTTCCTAGCAATCCGGTCGTCCAATCGACATCGGCGCACCAACAGGTCCGCGTGGTCGCGTATTACGCTGACGGAACCTCACGCGACGTCACCCGTGAGGCGGTCATCGAGAGTGGCAATACCGAAGTCGCGACGGCTCAATCGGGCGGTGTTCTGCGCGCGATCCGGCGCGGTGAAGCGCCCGTACTCGCACGTTACGAAGGGGCGTACGCCGCAACCACCTTGACCGTGATGGGGGACCGGGAGGGCTACCACACGCCTCAGGTGCCGGAGTGGAATCGCATCGATGGATTGGTAGCTCAAAAGTGGGAGCGCATGCAAATTGTTCCCAGCGATATCGCCGATGATGCCACGTTCTTGCGACGGATTCACCTGGACCTCACCGGGTTGCCCCCTGCGAGTGCAATCGTCCGCGAATTTCTTGCTGACCCGACACCGACTCAAGAAAAACGAAATAAGATTATCGATCAACTGATCGGAAATGACGACTTTGTCGTTTTCTGGACCAACAAATGGGCAGACTTGTTACAGGTCAATCGTAAGTTTCTCGGCGTTGAGGGTAGCCGAACTTACCGCGAATGGATTCGCCAAGCAGTCGCCGAGAATCGTCCCTACGACGAGGTCGTTCGCCAAATTCTTACCGCATCGGGATCCAATCACGCCAACCCGCCAGCGTCCTATTTTAAGGGCTCATCCGACTAA
- the mntR gene encoding manganese-binding transcriptional regulator MntR, whose translation MSIPSHHRTRLDHASEVAEDYVEAIADAIDRSGVCRAVDLVSHFEVTHATVNNTISRLQRDGLVHTEPYQPIQLTAAGRRLAVKSRQRHEIVKSFLRKLGVSEQTAAIDSEGIEHHVSKQTLAAMKRILKNGWPENHENG comes from the coding sequence ATGTCCATTCCCAGCCATCATCGAACCCGGCTCGACCACGCCAGCGAAGTGGCAGAGGATTACGTGGAAGCCATTGCGGACGCGATCGATCGATCAGGTGTTTGCCGCGCGGTGGATTTGGTGAGCCATTTCGAGGTGACCCACGCTACTGTCAACAATACCATCTCGCGCCTGCAGCGTGACGGGCTCGTTCACACGGAACCTTATCAGCCGATTCAATTGACCGCAGCGGGACGACGTTTGGCGGTGAAATCGCGGCAGCGTCACGAGATTGTGAAATCATTTTTGCGAAAGTTGGGTGTGAGCGAGCAGACCGCCGCCATTGATAGCGAAGGTATCGAGCACCATGTCAGCAAACAAACGCTGGCAGCAATGAAGAGAATTCTAAAAAATGGCTGGCCCGAGAACCACGAGAACGGATAG
- a CDS encoding tetratricopeptide repeat protein has protein sequence MATSMNQPTTQQLYDDLSTALSSRDTTAALEQLDIICRVHPHHGGAWELRGLLQAQAGRPNLAVRYFEQARELGSLEVWSSRIMALQYLEIGRDKTAVGLLYTIGVSLPLATAMSRLISHDLLTLGHPELSAGVIRTALDRDRNEPLLWHELSAIQSRLGEPPLECLKSAERAILLAPQIAEFRVTAATLLIQMDQSLEAYEMVRQVVSPESIELDCECCLWRLICIFDCFDDHDRMAVCYRRLRSLSA, from the coding sequence ATGGCAACTTCAATGAACCAGCCCACCACGCAGCAGCTTTACGACGACCTATCAACCGCGCTGTCCTCACGTGACACAACTGCCGCACTCGAACAGCTTGATATCATTTGCCGGGTTCACCCTCACCACGGTGGTGCCTGGGAACTGCGTGGACTTCTGCAGGCGCAGGCCGGACGACCTAATCTCGCTGTTCGCTACTTCGAGCAGGCACGGGAGTTGGGTTCTTTAGAGGTGTGGTCGTCGCGGATCATGGCCTTGCAGTATTTAGAGATTGGACGCGACAAGACTGCCGTGGGTTTGCTTTATACGATCGGCGTGTCCTTGCCATTGGCGACCGCAATGTCAAGGCTCATCTCGCATGACCTGCTGACGCTCGGCCATCCGGAATTGTCTGCTGGGGTGATCCGCACTGCGTTGGATCGTGATCGCAATGAACCATTGTTGTGGCACGAGCTCTCAGCGATTCAGTCGCGACTCGGTGAGCCGCCCTTGGAATGTTTGAAATCCGCCGAACGAGCGATTTTGTTAGCGCCTCAAATTGCCGAATTTCGAGTTACCGCGGCTACCTTGTTGATTCAAATGGATCAATCATTGGAGGCCTATGAAATGGTCCGCCAGGTCGTGTCCCCAGAGTCCATCGAGCTGGATTGTGAATGCTGCTTATGGAGATTGATCTGTATTTTCGACTGCTTTGATGATCACGACCGAATGGCGGTTTGCTACAGACGCCTGCGTTCATTGAGTGCTTGA
- a CDS encoding pentapeptide repeat-containing protein, producing the protein MHGARLYGARLYGARLYGARLYGAQLHGAQLHVVAVASTVEQRDCSSSRRIRASPRGSSRRNRNR; encoded by the coding sequence GTGCATGGCGCTCGGTTGTACGGCGCTCGGTTGTACGGCGCTCGGTTGTACGGCGCTCGGTTGTACGGCGCTCAGTTGCACGGCGCTCAGTTGCACGTGGTCGCGGTGGCATCGACCGTCGAGCAGCGTGATTGCAGTTCCTCAAGAAGAATACGAGCGTCGCCACGAGGGTCGTCACGGCGAAACCGGAACCGATAA
- a CDS encoding carboxypeptidase regulatory-like domain-containing protein → MMKHSVYLCMLLNVVFAGCGESPTSVVSGPSVMVTYESQPLADVQVTLHATETGPALAQAVSASDGRAYFQNMPLPEPSEYLVSLQSLGDGGWILDPKYAQAAKSRLRLQPLTDSELQTIELPRGAVSALTPSRRR, encoded by the coding sequence ATGATGAAGCATTCTGTCTATCTGTGCATGCTCTTGAATGTCGTTTTCGCAGGTTGTGGTGAATCACCCACGTCGGTCGTGAGCGGCCCGAGCGTAATGGTGACGTACGAATCCCAACCACTCGCGGACGTGCAAGTGACATTGCACGCGACGGAAACAGGCCCCGCTTTGGCGCAAGCTGTGTCAGCGTCCGATGGTCGGGCGTATTTTCAAAACATGCCGCTGCCTGAACCCAGCGAGTACCTCGTTTCGTTGCAATCGCTCGGCGACGGCGGGTGGATTCTTGATCCCAAGTACGCTCAGGCTGCCAAGAGTCGGCTCCGCCTTCAACCACTCACCGATAGCGAACTACAGACGATTGAACTTCCGCGCGGCGCAGTCAGCGCGCTCACGCCTAGCAGACGAAGGTAG
- a CDS encoding DUF1559 domain-containing protein has translation MNHQMRTRARRRPGFTLVELLVVIAIIGVLVGLLLPAVQSAREAARRMSCSNNLKQVALAVHNYESSFKVIPAMTGSSSFSVQARVLPYIEQAALSDLIDFEQPLLTGPAWMASFNPVLRTSIETVVPTYLCPSDVGDPRFATDFADGTAGVTAGLSYMFSYGSGTGTHYDDRYRTDGMVWTDSWAGFRDCLDGTSSTVLLAETVLGDQTSGMTQPTPNGPHRRIANWSGTSSVGSSQPGFAVGGSLIENPDLASVFPAEISSYSGTRGSSWIRGVPYATVINGYMTPNNRIPDIGIHGRGFYSSRSYHTGGSMHAMLDGSVHFLTDSVDRDVYHALFSRDGREVVEVP, from the coding sequence ATGAATCATCAAATGCGTACCCGCGCCAGGCGACGACCAGGCTTCACGCTCGTCGAACTGCTGGTCGTGATCGCGATTATTGGCGTTCTCGTAGGCCTGCTTCTGCCTGCGGTGCAATCAGCTCGTGAAGCCGCCAGGCGAATGTCCTGCAGCAACAATCTGAAACAGGTTGCGCTCGCCGTTCACAATTACGAGAGCTCGTTCAAGGTCATCCCCGCGATGACCGGCTCCAGCAGCTTTTCAGTGCAGGCGCGAGTGCTTCCTTACATCGAGCAGGCTGCCCTCAGCGACCTGATTGATTTTGAGCAACCGCTGCTCACTGGACCTGCCTGGATGGCGAGTTTCAATCCGGTCTTGCGCACGTCGATTGAGACCGTCGTGCCGACCTATCTTTGCCCCAGTGACGTCGGAGATCCCCGGTTCGCGACCGACTTCGCCGATGGTACTGCTGGCGTGACAGCCGGATTGAGCTACATGTTTAGCTACGGTAGCGGCACGGGAACCCACTACGATGATCGCTATCGCACCGACGGCATGGTGTGGACGGACTCGTGGGCGGGATTTCGAGATTGCCTCGACGGCACCTCCTCGACAGTACTGCTCGCCGAAACCGTGCTCGGCGACCAAACCAGTGGCATGACGCAGCCAACCCCCAATGGACCGCATCGTCGCATCGCCAATTGGAGCGGAACCAGTTCGGTCGGCTCGTCTCAGCCTGGCTTTGCTGTGGGCGGATCGCTCATCGAAAACCCTGACTTGGCCAGCGTCTTCCCTGCGGAAATCTCGTCATACAGTGGTACGCGCGGCAGTTCTTGGATTCGAGGCGTCCCCTACGCAACCGTGATCAACGGATACATGACGCCGAATAATCGCATTCCTGATATCGGTATTCACGGCCGAGGTTTCTATTCATCCCGGTCTTATCACACGGGTGGCAGCATGCACGCGATGCTCGATGGCAGCGTTCACTTTCTCACCGATTCCGTCGATCGCGATGTTTACCACGCCTTATTCTCTCGGGACGGTCGCGAAGTCGTGGAGGTGCCATGA
- a CDS encoding DUF1573 domain-containing protein, protein MSRISKSLFGAGPIASTAVATVFAFSSIPARADWTDKAFPVKTHDFGTVAVASKTEFSFPIVNTTGSEMHIREVRTSCGCTTPTLSSNYIPAGGQGSLLARFNTPTFRGKKGATLTVVIDKPVYTEVLLKVNGYIRSDMVFHPGSVEFGTVQQGEAESGSTKVFYAGRSDWQVVDVRANQPWLIPTFQQLERGAGKATYELTVQVREDAPEGFFQDEVIVQTNDRSMPRIPLQVSGNVVTALTVSPQSIALGSLRSGQEVSQRLVLKGREPFAIKSIECAGWDVQFENTSDEKKVHIVNLKLKPNTAQGPQRASLVITTNGDEAMTAKAILTADVQGEHVATAN, encoded by the coding sequence ATGTCTCGTATTTCGAAGTCGTTGTTTGGCGCAGGACCGATTGCTAGTACGGCTGTCGCGACAGTGTTCGCGTTCTCGTCGATACCAGCCCGCGCCGACTGGACGGACAAAGCGTTTCCGGTCAAGACTCACGATTTCGGTACGGTTGCGGTCGCGTCTAAAACCGAGTTTTCCTTTCCCATCGTCAACACCACCGGCAGCGAGATGCACATCCGTGAGGTCCGGACGAGTTGTGGATGCACGACGCCGACGCTGTCGTCGAACTACATTCCCGCCGGCGGCCAAGGCTCGTTGCTCGCGAGATTCAATACGCCAACATTTCGTGGTAAGAAGGGTGCCACACTTACCGTGGTGATCGACAAACCGGTCTACACGGAAGTGTTGCTGAAAGTTAACGGCTACATTCGGAGTGACATGGTTTTCCACCCTGGAAGTGTCGAGTTCGGCACAGTGCAACAGGGAGAAGCGGAATCCGGTAGCACGAAAGTGTTTTACGCTGGCCGCAGCGATTGGCAGGTTGTTGATGTCCGAGCCAATCAACCTTGGTTGATTCCAACCTTCCAACAGCTCGAGCGTGGTGCCGGTAAAGCCACTTATGAACTGACCGTGCAGGTGCGTGAGGATGCTCCCGAAGGGTTCTTCCAGGATGAAGTGATCGTGCAGACTAACGATCGCAGCATGCCCCGCATTCCGCTGCAAGTATCCGGCAATGTGGTGACAGCGTTGACGGTCTCACCGCAATCAATCGCTTTAGGCAGCCTCCGCTCGGGACAAGAGGTTTCGCAAAGGCTGGTGCTCAAGGGGCGGGAACCGTTCGCGATTAAGTCAATTGAATGCGCCGGCTGGGACGTGCAGTTCGAAAACACGAGCGATGAAAAGAAGGTACATATTGTCAATTTGAAACTGAAACCCAACACCGCCCAGGGACCTCAGCGAGCATCGCTGGTGATTACCACTAATGGCGACGAAGCGATGACGGCGAAGGCGATTCTGACAGCGGATGTGCAGGGCGAACACGTCGCGACGGCGAATTAG
- a CDS encoding endonuclease/exonuclease/phosphatase family protein encodes MDQLTPHCQAHRLDDGHRRPPTGKDANVVKWIWSTLMGKKSSGGRKSSGVPLVRWFTPSLTISGVVMAIAGALTGQVNLSSLEKFRGSEEPVYDDPISASASASDAPLQTAGFAAPRRPVASAPASYLPQQSMVPAAPRDSQGKSQTAVRLASFNIQVFGESKSSKPDVMHQLAVILMQFDVIAVQEVRGDPAVPIEGLLREISRLGGRYRAIHGPPVGRTSQKECYSYFWDQDRIDMIEHSEFLVDDRDDRMHREPFVCSFQTRVAPVDSRLPFRFTMINVHTDPDEVRGDTPDNELNVLDDVFQSVRNYEYQTHGEDDFILLGDLNVDVDGLRELGQIPGMVSLIGNVPTNTRQNKCYDHMLIDARVTTEFLRRSGVLNLERFFGIDQASALKISDHYPVWAEFSVYEAPRNW; translated from the coding sequence ATGGATCAACTCACGCCGCATTGCCAAGCTCATCGATTGGACGATGGGCACCGGCGGCCACCTACCGGCAAGGATGCCAATGTGGTTAAGTGGATCTGGTCGACCCTCATGGGCAAGAAGAGCTCAGGCGGGCGTAAGTCTTCAGGAGTACCGCTCGTACGGTGGTTCACGCCCAGTCTGACGATTTCGGGCGTGGTCATGGCGATAGCCGGCGCGCTGACTGGCCAGGTAAATCTGTCCTCGCTAGAAAAGTTTCGCGGTAGTGAAGAGCCAGTTTACGACGACCCTATTTCCGCATCGGCGAGTGCCTCCGACGCCCCGCTGCAAACAGCAGGTTTCGCTGCTCCCCGCCGCCCCGTCGCGAGTGCACCAGCGAGCTATCTCCCGCAGCAGAGCATGGTTCCTGCGGCGCCTCGTGACTCGCAGGGAAAATCTCAAACCGCCGTCCGATTGGCGAGTTTCAATATCCAGGTGTTTGGCGAGAGCAAGTCGAGCAAGCCCGATGTGATGCATCAACTAGCCGTCATTCTGATGCAGTTCGATGTGATCGCCGTGCAAGAGGTTCGGGGGGATCCCGCAGTGCCGATTGAAGGTCTGTTGCGTGAGATCTCCCGTTTGGGTGGCCGATATCGAGCCATCCATGGTCCGCCAGTGGGCCGAACTTCCCAGAAAGAGTGCTACAGCTATTTTTGGGATCAAGATCGTATCGACATGATCGAGCACTCCGAGTTTCTGGTTGACGATCGCGATGATCGCATGCACCGAGAGCCATTCGTTTGTAGCTTCCAAACACGGGTCGCACCGGTCGACTCACGGTTACCATTTCGGTTCACCATGATCAATGTGCATACCGATCCGGACGAGGTGCGTGGCGACACCCCCGACAATGAGCTGAACGTGCTCGACGACGTCTTCCAAAGTGTGCGTAATTATGAATACCAGACCCACGGCGAAGACGATTTTATCTTGCTCGGTGACCTCAATGTCGACGTCGACGGCCTACGCGAGCTCGGCCAGATTCCTGGGATGGTTTCGCTGATTGGTAACGTCCCGACCAACACTCGCCAGAACAAATGTTACGATCACATGCTGATTGACGCTCGGGTGACGACGGAATTCCTGCGCCGCAGCGGCGTCCTCAACTTGGAACGATTCTTTGGGATCGATCAAGCATCGGCATTGAAAATCAGCGATCACTATCCTGTGTGGGCGGAGTTCAGTGTTTACGAGGCACCGCGAAACTGGTGA